The Primulina eburnea isolate SZY01 chromosome 6, ASM2296580v1, whole genome shotgun sequence genome contains a region encoding:
- the LOC140834298 gene encoding putative 1-phosphatidylinositol-3-phosphate 5-kinase FAB1C: MGIPDSSLLDLIGKVRSWISWGTSDSNSISCGFEMTDINCTSCCHCNNCMLDSSIKCKCESCGRLLCGDCVLGLASMNFVSTGSLKGTMETVFRINSCQFCSELRPRGQNVRRCSGKVYPSESPRQSPEPPSPSFSGEEFDGDSPYALTRSSDASFSNNPSPLSVNRSPSRTDEDEGEEFTSSFFGKSIEYFHDTPAVNSGSVSTRNEIYNFTSAGSKNPSGSPSRIHITSNRVGQYVQQGKGRALMDGSFDQEHAILERPAKGNRHTEKVDDTSALLSTSEKVTQPLDFDNNGLIWFPPPADIDSDLGETSFFTYDDEDDEVEDSGATIFRTTNLDNSFLAKGKRNVDKNEPFRALVLGHFRSLVSQLLHVQGIITSEENSAENWLNIITTIVWNAANFIKPDTNRGGSMDPCDYVKVKCVASGSPRESKVVKGIVCTKNIKHKRMTSEYKQTRVLLLGGALEYQRVPNQLASFNTLLQQENDHLKMIVSKIEAHRPNVLLVEKSVSSFAIEHLLAKEISLVLNVKRPLLERIARCTGASITPSTDHISGTRLGHCDLFRLEKISEEHAPLNQLNKKPSKTLMFFEGCPRRLGCTVVLRGSSREELKKVKDVVKYAVFAAYHLSLQTSFFADEGSSLPNMDGKPFHIDQEKMILDKSISAILDSVVTTSDGEEVNVRNNDFESADLNLELGLQESLSELGDTGYDISLPEEIQYKNVRCALSEAYEENLALDVKLDEARSTCSRNVNHTPRESFGQVDGVYDNESSSECYSSNDSYQSIVVSFSSHCMLNGTVCERARLLRIKFYGPSDKPFGRYLRDNMFDQSSLCRSCKESAEAHVICYTHQHGNLTINVRHLPLIKLPGERDGKIWMWHRCLKCAYTEGVPSTTRRVVMSDAAWGLSFGKFLELSFSNHATGNRVANCGHSLQRDCLRFFGFGSTVAFFRYSPINIFSVRLPPSVLEFCAGEQSWTRKEASELLKKAELLYANISDVLQEMENKSSSSIHKLYNTNNHVSELKHILANEMEYYKDLLQLADKDIRQHDIEGPDILEINRLRHSLVIGSQVWDRRLCQLESFFKKCFGVKAPNDDATLTELNDSDTHLKDGCLAVDRKDNVPFDPKLENFLVRAMPPNSEESDDSPCDLKEKFSFTAFSDNKEDVMHQDEHGAVNMTSLERHPSAGSILSDKIDSAWSGADIINTESASSRQINRKNSTSFKRLMLPTRVYSFDSAQMLQERMSKELLPPSHFSTIRSFHASGDYRYMVRDPISYIRSYHEVEKPNLVLGTSGSFISSASLLPEGARLMIAQNSLTDIVLAVYDDEPTSIISYALSTKQYETWIIDIPNGVEGGSDASPISKSSSLASNLSALQSFGSLDLEYMHHGNHSPEDFSSMVGSLSSDPKSSPHLRISFEDEHFNAAGKVKFSVTCYFAKQFDALRRKCCPSEVDFIRSLSRCRRWSAQGGKSNVYFAKSFDERFIIKQVTKTELESFNEFSPEYFKYSTDALNRGSPTCLAKVLGIYQVNVKHLKGGREMKMDLMVMENLFFRRNVSKIYDLKGSLRSRYNSDPTGANKVMLDLNLLETTRTNPLFLGSKAKRILERAVWNDTSFLASIDVMDYSLLVGIDEDRNELVIGIIDFMRQYTWDKHLETWVKTSGILGGLTSASPTIISPKQYKKRFRKAMTSYFLTVPDQWSS; encoded by the exons ATGGGAATACCTGATAGTTCTCTTCTGGATTTGATAGGGAAAGTTAGGTCTTGGATTTCTTGGGGTACTAGTGATTCAAATTCCATTTCCTGTGGCTTTGAGATGACTGATATCAATTGCACTTCTTGTTGCCATTGCAACAATTGTATGTTGGATTCTAGCATTAAGTGTAAATGTGAAAGCTGTGGACGGCTACTTTGTGGTGATTGTGTGCTAGGCCTGGCATCTATGAATTTTGTTTCGACTGGTAGTTTAAAGGGGACAATGGAGACTGTCTTTAGAATCAATTCGTGCCAGTTTTGTTCTGAGCTTCGCCCTCGTGGTCAAAATGTTCGAAGATGCAGTGGTAAAGTCTATCCTTCTGAATCTCCAAGACAAAGCCCGGAACCACCATCACCCAGTTTTAGTGGTGAGGAATTTGACGGTGACTCCCCATATGCTCTTACTAGAAGTAGTGATGCGTCTTTTTCAAATAATCCATCTCCCTTGTCTGTGAATCGCTCGCCAAGCAG GACTGATGAAGATGAAGGTGAGGAATTCACAAGTTCCTTTTTCGGCAAGTCAATTGAATACTTTCATGATACTCCTGCTGTAAATTCTGGTAGTGTTAGTACTAGAAacgaaatttataattttacatCTGCTGGATCAAAAAACCCTTCGGGTAGCCCCTCTAGGATTCATATTACTTCCAATAGAGTCGGGCAATATGTACAGCAAGGGAAAGGGAGAGCCTTGATGGACGGTTCCTTTGATCAAGAGCATGCGATTTTAGAAAGGCCTGCTAAAGGGAATCGACATACGGAAAAGGTTGATGATACATCAGCATTACTGAGTACAAGTGAGAAGGTGACACAACCATTGGATTTTGATAACAATGGTCTGATTTGGTTTCCCCCTCCCGCTGATATTGACAGTGATCTGGGGGAAACCAGTTTCTTTACTTACGATGATGAGGATGATGAAGTTGAGGATTCGGGTGCAACAATTTTCCGTACGACTAATCTTGATAACTCGTTTTTGGCAAAGGGAAAGCGGAATGTTGACAAAAATGAACCCTTTCGAGCTTTGGTATTGGGGCATTTTAGATCTCTTGTGTCACAGCTTTTGCACGTACAAGGTATAATCACATCCGAAGAGAATTCTGCTGAGAACTGGCTCAACATAATAACAACAATAGTGTGGAATGCAGCAAATTTTATAAAGCCCGACACTAATCGAGGAGGTAGCATGGATCCCTGTGACTATGTGAAGGTTAAATGTGTAGCTTCTGGAAGTCCAAGGGAGAG TAAAGTTGTCAAAGGAATAGTATGTACGAAGAATATAAAACACAAGCGCATGACATCTGAATACAAACAGACTAGAGTACTTCTCTTAGGAGGGGCACTTGAGTACCAAAGGGTCCCTAATCAGCTGGCATCTTTCAATACATTACTGCAACAG GAAAATGATCATTTAAAGATGATTGTTTCGAAGATAGAGGCCCATCGTCCCAATGTTCTGCTAGTGGAGAAAAGTGTATCTTCGTTTGCTATAGAGCATTTGTTGGCAAAAGAGATCTCTttggttttaaatgttaaaagaCCACTATTGGAGAGGATTGCGAGATGCACCGGTGCTTCTATAACCCCATCAACTGATCATATATCAGGAACAAGGTTGGGGCACTGCGATCTGTTCCGTTTGGAGAAAATTTCAGAAGAGCATGCACCTCTTAATCAATTAAACAAAAAGCCATCAAAAACCTTAATGTTTTTTGAAGGTTGTCCCCGGCGATTAGGTTGCACG GTTGTCCTGAGGGGTTCATCACGTGAGGAGCTTAAGAAGGTAAAAGATGTGGTCAAGTATGCTGTCTTTGCGGCTTATCATTTATCACTACAGACTTCATTTTTTGCTGATGAGGGCTCCAGTCTTCCTAATATGGATGGGAAACCCTTCCATATCGATCAAGAGAAGATGATTCTCGATAAGTCCATCTCTGCTATCCTTGATTCAGTTGTGACCACCAGTGACGGGGAAGAAGTCAATGTCCGAAATAATGATTTTGAATCTGCTGATCTCAATTTGGAGCTTGGATTGCAGGAATCTCTGTCTGAGCTTGGGGACACAGGTTATGATATTTCTTTGCCAGAAGAGATACAATACAAAAATGTTCGATGTGCACTATCTGAGGCGTATGAGGAGAATTTGGCATTGGATGTAAAACTTGACGAAGCAAGGTCTACTTGTTCGAGAAATGTGAATCATACCCCAAGAGAATCATTTGGTCAAGTGGATGGAGTTTATGACAATGAAAGCTCCAGTGAATGCTATTCTTCTAATGACAGTTACCAAAGCATTGTAGTTTCTTTCTCTAGCCACTGCATGCTTAATGGAACTGTATGTGAACGTGCCCGTCTCCTTCGTATAAAATTCTACGGCCCATCTGATAAACCTTTTGGGAGATATTTGAGAGACAATATGTTTGATCAG TCGTCCCTCTGTCGCTCATGCAAGGAATCAGCCGAAGCCCATGTCATTTGTTATACTCATCAGCATGGAAATCTTACTATAAACGTGAGACATCTGCCCTTGATTAAGCTTCCTGGGGAGCGTGATGGTAAGATATGGATGTGGCATCGATGCCTCAAATGTGCGTACACGGAAGGTGTTCCATCAACCACTCGAAGAGTGGTTATGTCTGATGCCGCATGGGGACTTTCTTTTGGAAAGTTTCTTGAACTTAGCTTTTCAAACCATGCCACTGGCAATCGTGTAGCAAACTGTGGTCATTCTCTGCAGAGGGACTGCCTCAGGTTTTTTGG ATTTGGAAGTACAGTTGCTTTCTTTCGTTATTCTCCCATAAACATCTTTTCTGTTCGTTTGCCTCCATCTGTCCTTGAATTCTGTGCTGGTGAACAAAGCTGGACGAGGAAAGAAGCATCTGAG CTTTTGAAGAAGGCAGAACTCTTGTATGCCAACATATCAGATGTTCTCCAGGAAATGGAAAACAAAAGCTCATCTTCTATTCATAAATTATATAACACAAATAACCACGTGTCGGAGCTAAAGCACATACTTGCCAATGAAATGGAGTATTACAAA GATTTGCTCCAATTAGCTGACAAAGATATTCGACAGCATGATATAGAGGGACCTGACATTCTTGAAATTAATCGTTTGAGGCATTCTCTTGTAATTGGTTCACAAGTTTGGGATAGACGGCTATGTCAACTGGAGTCCTTCTTCAAGAAATGTTTCGGAGTGAAGGCTCCAAATGATGATGCAACTTTGACCGAATTGAATGATTCTGATACACATTTGAAGGATGGCTGCCTTGCTGTTGATCGTAAAGATAATGTGCCTTTCGATCCCAAATTAGAGAACTTTCTAGTCAGAGCTATGCCTCCCAATTCTGAAGAGTCTGATGATTCCCCTTGTGATTTGAAAGAGAAGTTTTCATTTACCGCTTTCTCAGACAATAAAGAGGATGTAATGCACCAAGATGAGCATGGTGCTGTCAATATGACTTCCTTAGAACGCCACCCATCGGCTGGATCAATCCTTTCTGATAAGATAGATTCAGCATGGTCTGGGGCTGATATTATAAACACAGAATCTGCCTCATCTAGGCAAATCAATCGAAAAAACAGTACATCTTTTAAAAGACTGATGCTACCAACAAGAGTTTACTCTTTCGATTCTGCTCAGATGCTCCAAGAACGAATGAGTAAAGAACTGCTGCCTCCTTCACATTTTTCAACTATTCGATCTTTTCATGCCTCTGGCGATTACAGGTACATGGTCAGGGACCCCATTTCGTACATACGAAGTTACCATGAAGTTGAAAAACCAAATCTTGTGTTGGGTACATCTGGTTCATTTATCTCTTCAGCGTCACTTTTGCCTGAAGGTGCAAGATTAATGATTGCCCAAAATTCCCTAACTGATATTGTACTTGCTGTTTATGATGATGAGCCAACGAGCATCATATCTTACGCCCTTAGTACCAAACAGTATGAAACTTGGATCATTGATATACCAAATGGGGTTGAAGGAGGATCAGATGCTAGTCCAATCAGCAAATCATCATCGCTGGCTTCCAACCTTTCAGCATTGCAGTCTTTCGGTTCTCTCGATTTGGAATACATGCACCATGGAAATCACTCCCCTGAAGATTTTTCATCTATGGTCGGTTCGCTATCTAGCGATCCGAAAAGTTCACCTCATCTGAGGATTTCTTTTGAAGACGAGCATTTTAATGCTGCTGGAAAGGTGAAGTTTTCTGTCACTTGTTACTTTGCGAAGCAGTTCGATGCTCTACGGAGGAAATGCTGCCCTAGCGAAGTGGATTTTATTCGTTCCCTGAGCCGTTGTAGGAGATGGAGTGCACAAGGTGGGAAGAGTAATGTTTACTTTGCCAAATCATTTGACGAACGATTCATAATCAAACAGGTAACAAAGACCGAGTTGGAATCTTTCAATGAATTTTCGCCAGAGTATTTCAAGTATTCGACAGATGCTCTTAACCGGGGAAGTCCAACCTGCCTTGCCAAAGTTCTTGGCATATATCAG GTAAACGTCAAACACTTGAAAGGTGGCAGGGAAATGAAAATGGATTTGATGGTGATGGAAAATCTCTTCTTTAGAAGAAATGTTTCAAAAATTTATGACTTGAAGGGCTCACTGCGATCACGATACAATTCAGACCCAACAGGAGCAAACAAAGTGATGTTAGATCTGAATCTCTTAGAAACAACGCGTACAAATCCTCTATTTCTTGGAAGCAAAGCTAAAAGAATCCTAGAGAGAGCTGTTTGGAACGATACATCATTCTTAGCG TCGATCGATGTGATGGATTACTCATTACTAGTGGGTATAGACGAGGATCGGAACGAGCTGGTCATAGGGATAATTGATTTCATGAGACAGTACACTTGGGACAAGCATTTGGAAACATGGGTGAAGACATCTGGGATACTTGGTGGGCTAACGAGTGCTTCACCCACTATTATTTCCCCTAAACAGTACAAGAAAAGATTCAGAAAAGCTATGACCAGTTACTTTCTTACAGTACCTGATCAATGGTCATCCTAA
- the LOC140834297 gene encoding U-box domain-containing protein 11-like isoform X1, which yields MADGDAAAANAGAITTPLRLVRDVVRISAAGFSGFFKKDCSDLARRVSLLAHFLEEIGDSNEKVEENAELGFSDLTVALQAARSLVYAANNFDNSSISSDGAMKKISFQFQCVTWTLEKGLANLPYGAFDISEEVYEQVEVELVKAQLRRATERYGGPLNSNLLCRALSYPLDKNIDPFQSSNWLTRSLHIENIGIITHEVDVNMEGPIEGNLESHNLDDVVYEKESLRTLLTSSEVNILNDSSSRTVKRSTCKSVEENKKPDSHVFPEDFLCPISLELMRDPVIVATGQTYERSYIQRWIDCGNTTCPKTQQKLQHLTLTPNYVLRSLISQWCLKHNIEQPTGLINGKIRKSDGSLRDVTGDFAAVEALVRKLSSRSIEERRAAVAEIRSLSKRSTDNRILLAEAGAIPILVSMLTSEDSEIQENAVTSVLNLSIFDNNKGLIMLANAIPSIVLVLRAGSMEAKENAAATLFSLSLADENKIIIGASGAIQALVDLLQNGSSRGKKDAATALFNLCIYQGNKGRAVRAGIISALLKMLTDSSSLMVDESLTILSVLANHHEAKLAIVKASTIPILIDLLRIGLPRNKENAAAILLSLCKRDSENLSCLSRLGAVIPLSELVKNGTERAKRKATSLLEHLRKSQQL from the exons ATGGCCGACGGGGACGCCGCGGCGGCAAATGCCGGAGCCATCACCACTCCCCTCCGCCTAGTACGGGACGTCGTTCGGATCTCAGCTGCTGGTTTTTCCGGGTTTTTTAAGAAAGACTGTTCCGACCTGGCTCGAAGAGTATCACTGTTGGcccattttcttgaagaaatcgGGGATTCTAACGAGAAAGTTGAAGAGAATGCCGAATTGGGCTTCTCTGATCTGACCGTTGCCCTTCAGGCTGCGAGAAGTCTCGTTTATGCTGCTAACAACTTTGACAATTCCTCGATTTCTTCG GATGGAGCAATGAAGAAAATCTCCTTTCAATTTCAATGTGTGACATGGACATTAGAGAAAGGGCTGGCTAACTTACCGTATGGTGCTTTTGACATATCGGAAGAAGTATACGAACAGGTTGAG GTTGAATTAGTGAAGGCACAGTTGAGACGAGCCACGGAAAGATATGGTGGACCTCTTAACTCAAACTTACTATGCAGGGCCTTGTCTTATCCACTGGACAAGAATATCGATCCTTTCCAGTCAAGTAACTGGCTTACCAGAAGTCTACATATAGAAAATATTGGCATTATCACTCATGAAGTTGACGTGAACATGGAAGGTCCAATCGAAGGCAACTTGGAAAGCCACAATTTGGATGATGTTGTATACGAAAAAGAAAGTTTGAGGACTTTATTGACATCATCAGAGGTtaatatcttgaatgattcgaGTAGTAGGACTGTCAAAAGGTCAACCTGCAAAAGTGTGGAGGAGAACAAGAAACCAGATTCTCATGTATTTCCTGAAGATTTCCTTTGCCCCATATCTCTTGAACTTATGAGAGATCCAGTAATTGTTGCAACCGGGCAG ACCTATGAGAGATCTTACATACAGAGATGGATAGACTGTGGCAACACTACGTGCCCGAAAACACAGCAGAAGCTCCAGCATCTCACTCTAACTCCAAATTACGTTTTGAGAAGTCTGATATCCCAGTGGTGCTTGAAACACAATATAGAGCAGCCAACAGGACTAATAAATGGGAAAATAAGAAAGAGTGATGGATCTCTTCGTGATGTTACTGGTGACTTTGCAGCAGTTGAAGCACTTGTTCGTAAGCTCTCAAGTAGATCAATAGAGGAACGTAGAGCTGCGGTAGCTGAAATCCGATCGTTATCCAAAAGAAGCACGGACAACAGAATCTTGCTTGCAGAAGCTGGTGCAATTCCAATTCTTGTTAGTATGTTGACATCTGAGGATAGTGAAATACAAGAAAATGCGGTTACTTCTGTGCTCAATCTTTCCATATTTGACAATAACAAAGGACTAATCATGCTTGCCAATGCGATTCCTTCTATCGTTCTAGTCCTCAGAGCTGGAAGTATGGAAGCAAAAGAGAATGCAGCAGCAACCCTCTTCAGTTTGTCGCTTGCCGATGAAAACAAAATTATTATTGGTGCATCGGGGGCAATACAAGCTTTGGTGGATTTGCTTCAGAATGGAAGCTCTAGAGGGAAGAAAGATGCTGCAACAGCATTATTCAATCTGTGTATATATCAAGGAAACAAGGGAAGGGCTGTTAGAGCCGGGATTATCAGTGCTTTGTTAAAAATGCTCACAGATTCGAGTAGTTTAATGGTTGATGAATCTCTGacaattctttcagttctagCCAACCATCATGAGGCAAAATTGGCCATCGTTAAAGCTAGCACCATACCCATCTTAATCGATCTTTTACGGATTGGTTTACCCCGTAACAAGGAAAATGCAGCTGCCATTTTACTTTCCTTGTGCAAAAGGGACAGTGAAAATCTCAGTTGTTTAAGCAGACTTGGTGCTGTAATACCGCTCTCAGAGCTTGTCAAAAATGGCACAGAAAGGGCTAAAAGGAAGGCCACGTCATTGTTGGAGCACCTTCGTAAATCGCAACAGCTTTGA
- the LOC140834297 gene encoding U-box domain-containing protein 11-like isoform X2 has protein sequence MADGDAAAANAGAITTPLRLVRDVVRISAAGFSGFFKKDCSDLARRVSLLAHFLEEIGDSNEKVEENAELGFSDLTVALQAARSLVYAANNFDNSSISSDGAMKKISFQFQCVTWTLEKGLANLPYGAFDISEEVYEQVELVKAQLRRATERYGGPLNSNLLCRALSYPLDKNIDPFQSSNWLTRSLHIENIGIITHEVDVNMEGPIEGNLESHNLDDVVYEKESLRTLLTSSEVNILNDSSSRTVKRSTCKSVEENKKPDSHVFPEDFLCPISLELMRDPVIVATGQTYERSYIQRWIDCGNTTCPKTQQKLQHLTLTPNYVLRSLISQWCLKHNIEQPTGLINGKIRKSDGSLRDVTGDFAAVEALVRKLSSRSIEERRAAVAEIRSLSKRSTDNRILLAEAGAIPILVSMLTSEDSEIQENAVTSVLNLSIFDNNKGLIMLANAIPSIVLVLRAGSMEAKENAAATLFSLSLADENKIIIGASGAIQALVDLLQNGSSRGKKDAATALFNLCIYQGNKGRAVRAGIISALLKMLTDSSSLMVDESLTILSVLANHHEAKLAIVKASTIPILIDLLRIGLPRNKENAAAILLSLCKRDSENLSCLSRLGAVIPLSELVKNGTERAKRKATSLLEHLRKSQQL, from the exons ATGGCCGACGGGGACGCCGCGGCGGCAAATGCCGGAGCCATCACCACTCCCCTCCGCCTAGTACGGGACGTCGTTCGGATCTCAGCTGCTGGTTTTTCCGGGTTTTTTAAGAAAGACTGTTCCGACCTGGCTCGAAGAGTATCACTGTTGGcccattttcttgaagaaatcgGGGATTCTAACGAGAAAGTTGAAGAGAATGCCGAATTGGGCTTCTCTGATCTGACCGTTGCCCTTCAGGCTGCGAGAAGTCTCGTTTATGCTGCTAACAACTTTGACAATTCCTCGATTTCTTCG GATGGAGCAATGAAGAAAATCTCCTTTCAATTTCAATGTGTGACATGGACATTAGAGAAAGGGCTGGCTAACTTACCGTATGGTGCTTTTGACATATCGGAAGAAGTATACGAACAG GTTGAATTAGTGAAGGCACAGTTGAGACGAGCCACGGAAAGATATGGTGGACCTCTTAACTCAAACTTACTATGCAGGGCCTTGTCTTATCCACTGGACAAGAATATCGATCCTTTCCAGTCAAGTAACTGGCTTACCAGAAGTCTACATATAGAAAATATTGGCATTATCACTCATGAAGTTGACGTGAACATGGAAGGTCCAATCGAAGGCAACTTGGAAAGCCACAATTTGGATGATGTTGTATACGAAAAAGAAAGTTTGAGGACTTTATTGACATCATCAGAGGTtaatatcttgaatgattcgaGTAGTAGGACTGTCAAAAGGTCAACCTGCAAAAGTGTGGAGGAGAACAAGAAACCAGATTCTCATGTATTTCCTGAAGATTTCCTTTGCCCCATATCTCTTGAACTTATGAGAGATCCAGTAATTGTTGCAACCGGGCAG ACCTATGAGAGATCTTACATACAGAGATGGATAGACTGTGGCAACACTACGTGCCCGAAAACACAGCAGAAGCTCCAGCATCTCACTCTAACTCCAAATTACGTTTTGAGAAGTCTGATATCCCAGTGGTGCTTGAAACACAATATAGAGCAGCCAACAGGACTAATAAATGGGAAAATAAGAAAGAGTGATGGATCTCTTCGTGATGTTACTGGTGACTTTGCAGCAGTTGAAGCACTTGTTCGTAAGCTCTCAAGTAGATCAATAGAGGAACGTAGAGCTGCGGTAGCTGAAATCCGATCGTTATCCAAAAGAAGCACGGACAACAGAATCTTGCTTGCAGAAGCTGGTGCAATTCCAATTCTTGTTAGTATGTTGACATCTGAGGATAGTGAAATACAAGAAAATGCGGTTACTTCTGTGCTCAATCTTTCCATATTTGACAATAACAAAGGACTAATCATGCTTGCCAATGCGATTCCTTCTATCGTTCTAGTCCTCAGAGCTGGAAGTATGGAAGCAAAAGAGAATGCAGCAGCAACCCTCTTCAGTTTGTCGCTTGCCGATGAAAACAAAATTATTATTGGTGCATCGGGGGCAATACAAGCTTTGGTGGATTTGCTTCAGAATGGAAGCTCTAGAGGGAAGAAAGATGCTGCAACAGCATTATTCAATCTGTGTATATATCAAGGAAACAAGGGAAGGGCTGTTAGAGCCGGGATTATCAGTGCTTTGTTAAAAATGCTCACAGATTCGAGTAGTTTAATGGTTGATGAATCTCTGacaattctttcagttctagCCAACCATCATGAGGCAAAATTGGCCATCGTTAAAGCTAGCACCATACCCATCTTAATCGATCTTTTACGGATTGGTTTACCCCGTAACAAGGAAAATGCAGCTGCCATTTTACTTTCCTTGTGCAAAAGGGACAGTGAAAATCTCAGTTGTTTAAGCAGACTTGGTGCTGTAATACCGCTCTCAGAGCTTGTCAAAAATGGCACAGAAAGGGCTAAAAGGAAGGCCACGTCATTGTTGGAGCACCTTCGTAAATCGCAACAGCTTTGA
- the LOC140834299 gene encoding LOW QUALITY PROTEIN: quinolinate phosphoribosyltransferase [decarboxylating] 1a-like (The sequence of the model RefSeq protein was modified relative to this genomic sequence to represent the inferred CDS: deleted 2 bases in 2 codons): MSRAFLVPQFSIFKPFTKRLIVNMSATVSKNVGIRVGSPVVEPPAHPTYDLKTVIRLALSEDAGDRGDVTCKATIPIEAEVEAHFLAKEDGIVAGIALAEMVFNEVDPTLKVEWHRKDGDSVHKGLQFGKVQGRAHSIVVAERVVLNFMQRMSGVATLTKAMSDAAHPACVLETRKTAPGLRLVDKWAVLIGGGQNHRMGLFDMVMIKDNHISIAGGITNALKSVDLYLKKNNLQMGVEVETRTLEEVNQVLHYASTTKTSLTRIMLDNMVVPLSNGDIDVSMLKEAVELIDGRFETEASGNVTLETINKIGQSGVTYISSGALTHSVKALDISLKIDTKLALEVGKRTKRA; the protein is encoded by the exons ATGTCCAGAGCCTTTCTCGTACCTCAGTTCTCAATTTTCAAGCCCTTTACGAAAAG ATTGATTGTAAACATGTCAGCAACTGTCTCAAAAAATGTTGGAATTCGAGTTGGGTCCCCGGTGGTTGAGCCTCCGGCGCACCCCACTTATGATTTGAAGACCGTGATTCGGCTTGCTCTCTCAGAAGACGCTGGTGATCGAG GGGATGTGACCTGTAAGGCAACCATTCCAATTGAAGCGGAAGTGGAAGCCCATTTCTTGGCCAAGGAAGATGGGATAGTTGCTGGCATTGCACTGGCTGAAATGGTATTCAATGAGGTTGATCCTACGCTTA AGGTTGAGTGGCACAGAAAAGATGGTGATAGTGTACATAAAGGTCTGCAATTTGGCAAAGTACAAG GAAGAGCTCATAGTATTGTTGTAGCTGAAAGGGTTGTTCTCAACTTTATGCAGAGAATGAGTGGAGTTGCGACTCTGACTAAG GCCATGTCAGATGCTGCTCACCCTGCATGTGTTTTAGAAACGAGGAAAACTGCTCCAGGTTTACGTTTGGTGGATAAGTGGGCG GTATTAATAGGTGGAGGTCAGAACCACCGAATGGGTTTGTTTGATATGGTCATGATAAAAGACAATCATATATCTATTGCTGGAGGTATCACAAACGCATTGAAATCTGTGGACCtgtatttaaagaaaaataatctTCAAATGGGTGTCGAG GTTGAGACCAGGACACTA GAGGAAGTAAATCAAGTGCTACATTATGCATCCACAACAAAGACATCCTTGACC AGGATAATGCTTGACAATATGGTTGTCCCTTTGTCTAATGGGGATATTGACGTTTCCATGCTGAAAGAAGCCGTGGAATTGATTGATGGAAGATTTGAGACTGAG GCATCTGGAAATGTCACTCTTGAAACCATTAACAAGATTGGACAATCGGGGGTAACCTACATTTCTAG TGGTGCATTGACCCATTCTGTTAAAGCACTCGATATTTCCTTGAAAATTGATACGAAGCTTGCACTTGAAGTCGGAAAGCGTACAAAGCGAGCATGA